DNA sequence from the Pseudochaenichthys georgianus chromosome 8, fPseGeo1.2, whole genome shotgun sequence genome:
CGGCCTCAGGGTGGAACCGCCTCCTCTTCCCTGGGTAGAGGTCCAGACTCTGTCCAGCATGCCAGAGCTGATTGGTTTTGAGTTCCCAGCCCCAGGACTGTGGATCCCGGCCAATCAGCACGTCGTACCCCGGGGCCCTCAGAGGACAGCTCTGCCTGGAGATGCCGATGACAGCATGACTCCCTCTCTGGTTGGGACTCCACAGCACTTCCCAGACATGAAGCCCACTCTTCACCCCCATCTCCGCCCTCACCCCGTCAGTACTCAGCTCAACAGGTGAACGTGTCACTTCCTGTTTGCAGCCAGACAGCAGGAAGGAAGGAGAGCAGTGGGTTGAGCTCCAGCGTGAGCGGCTGTCTCCTGGAGCAATTGGAGAGGAGTTCAGAGTGACGGCGAGGCGAGAGGATATGGAGACAGCTAGCAGAGGGAAagctgatgaagaggagggagggCTGTCGTCTGCCCTGCTGTACAGCCACACTGACAGTGAGACACCCATCGGTACAAACAGCCTCAGAGAAGAGCTGTGGAGGAGACAGACAGAAACAAAATGTAGTTTAAACACTGGAAACAATTATTTACTTTGTTCAGTTAACAGTTTGTTTTTGGGTAAGTGCCTAGAAAAATTAAAGCTCCATGTTCCTAAATGATAAATGTTATTCACCTTGTAGCCGTATAGTGGTGGATTATAAATAGTATACATTAGCTGAGAAAATGTAAATGAGTAAATTAAGTACTTTAGCACACATCCTAGGCCCTTGTGCTGAGCTCATGAAAAGTTTGTTCAATAGATACTCTGTCAGAGTTATACAGATGTTATACTATTGTTTAATTATAACTGATGCATTGTCATTTATCACCTTAGCATTGCTGTTGGCCCAGGCTAAACTAATTCTAGATATTGTATGTTGGTGCTGTAATTGACTTCTTTTGCATTAAACGTGtatgaaatgtagcatttccaTAACAGGTAGAGCATAAATTGGCCGTTGAAATAAAATACTCCTTTATATAAATAACCTGAATGTTGTCCTGAAGAAGGCAAATGTAGCCAACGTTCAAACACTGTGAGGAAGGCAAGAATGAATAAGAAAGAAAAAAGGTAAAGGAAGCAAAGTTTGTAGATTATCAATTTAATATGCTAAATCTGCACACAGTTAAAGAATAATCTGATTATTTCACCTGTTAAAGCATGTCAGCAAAGGTGGGGAGTACATTTTACAAGTACTatgcttaagtacaattttgagatacttgtacttgagtattttccattgtatgctactttgtattccactacaattcagaggtaaattgtgtacttttactccaatacatttatgtgtacctttagttactgatttggattaatgatgtaatatataatcaacacttaaataagacattagttacacctggagtaaactCACAAGTTACCCTGCAGTAAATAAAGTCATTTAAATAAGatccacctttaccagctttgtaacacatgaatacataaataattataatcaaaacatataatatatattattttgaaatgtatgaTTTGCATAAAAAGTAGCctatacttttggtactttaagtatattttgatcctaatatttttgttattttacctgagtaacattttgaatgcaggatttacttgcaagtacttttcccacgtCTGCAAGTCAGCAAAAACAGACAGTGACCTATAAGTCTTAAAATCTTACCAGTTGTGTTTCTGAGTGCTTCCCTCTGGTAGGTAGCGCAGGCTGTGTGCAGACatcctctgtctgtgtgtgtttatacCAGTCTCTTATCAAGCATGTATGCGTCTTATCGCGGCTCGGTAACGTAACCGCTCCAGTTTTTTGGTGATGTTTTCTGGGACGACCTCCGAGCAGGGAACAGCACAGTCCATCACTGCAGACTGACGCCACTGCATCCTCAGGGACAAGACATCCCATGACGTGGTGTGAACTGAAAGGAAACCGGAGATATAGCATGATAGCCTACGTAGGCTACAGTTTATGTAACAATGTAGATCACGAGCTATCATCATTTTATGTCAAATGGTACCCTCTTTTtccatatttttcttttatcgCGTTCTGTAATGAATGTAAACATAAACGGCGAAACACAAGAATAGGATTAAACTCGGGCTTTTAAATAAtaagaaaatgaaaataaaatagaTCCCAAATCGACTCATTATTCCTCTGAGCGCATGCGCATAAAGAGTGAATTGGGATGTGGAGATTTTAAACCCAGAATGTTGTTTTACAGACAACAGGCTTGTTAGTCGTACAAAATATGCAGGATAAGTattcagatcgtgtacttaagtaaaagtagaaataccagagtgtaggaatactctgttagaaataaaagtcctgcattcgaAATGTAATTCAAGTaacagtacaaaagtattagcattcaaatattattataataatattaataataataataataatacatgggattTGTATAACGCTTTTCCTAATGCTCACAGACGCGTATACACTTACACTTaaagtactacaagtaaaagtactcattatgcaaattggcccatttcagaataatatattacacattttgattttagttattgatgcatgaatgtgttatcaaagctggtaaaggtgcagctaactttaattactttgtatactgcaggtgTCACTAAAGTAGCCTATTATTTAAGTGATGTTCACAATTCTGCAAAATaaccaaatatatttaataaatgtagtggagtaaaagtatatGATTTAACTCTGAATTGTAGTTGGGTAGAAATACAGCATCAATTTGAACTCAAGTAATATACAAGTCTTTcagaattgtacttaagtacagtgagTAAATCCACTTACTAATTACTTTGCACTGCTGGAGATCATAGATAGAAACAGAGCTTGATATTTTTcacatgtttttgtgtttacATCTATGGCTTTAATGCCAGTTTATTCTGCaaaatgttgtattttgagCTTCAGGGCCAACTTAATACTCAATATCAGATGTTGGTATTTTGTCCACCGTGGAGGCATGTCTGGAAAAGTTTGTCTTCAAGAATTAATAAAGTacacatgttctcttttggttaaagatttatttagtttttaaagcaaaacacagggaaaatgATTTATAGAGCATACAGACACAATATACGACTGATTGTATATCATCCAGTACAAAAAGGTTATCAGATCAGATTGTGGCCTGGCTCATTAACATGCCTTGGCTTACAACACAACATTTGTAAAAGCCAGAACTACAGTTTTGTGTATAGATTATGtataaaagaaaatgtcatttaatttaattcataaaaaataaaaaatgcactGTCTTTTCACATTCTTTTTGCTCATCACCTGAACTCCTTATTTCAGGGTTTATTCAAACCTTTTAATTCTAAAAGGAGCCCACATAAATGTGAACTGTAAAAGTAtagattttaaaacatttcctcCAAGTTCAATACAAGGTTGCTTTAAATAGAATTAGTTGGCACCAACTCTCGTCCTAGAATaagaaacaaaaagaaaaacaaagtcaCACATACTTGTAGTTGAGTTTCAGTCCCACTAATGTTGTTTTAAGCAAAgccttagagcaggggtcttcaactaaaattcaacgaggtccagttagagaaaatctccccatgcaaaggtccagaacatcaaaatgtctaagttgcttcatgaattagtgtgatatatattgaagtgacctgtagctttatcaacgtctgcatgtaatcaacaactgactgccaatcaaataaagaaagtacaaaaacaacaatatttattgtcaattaacattgaactatacagtaaactgtggatatgtgtaatgttcctctcgggctgcatttacaaataaaatagagaaaataaataaaatagcttttgaaaatatgtgcatcttaaaagtgcttaattttagataaataaaataaagtgtagcagcagcttgagagtccctttttctttgttaaccattTCACATCATgatttaacagtttcagacgattatagaacaacatcagtctttacacatcataacaattgaacagttttaaagtttctctttctttccctcttatattgcagtccctcactcactttttttaaattcagtgtaagaatttagctcgagcttgtcctgccaggaatttgtaaatctgggccgaCATGGAGTCAGGGCTATTCTCATACATGCAgctgctcattggttacagtgatgcaaacacaggtatggtggaAAAAGAGataactattcgaagcagaaaaaaaacagcgtaatataccatctgacaaaggcctgtgctataatgcttcaattaactggctattctttataatatactcagatcaataggagacagagattttaagttaaaaatcaagggtttttattattatttacagcaggggtggggaacctttttgctttcaatttttacaacatcctccgagggtcgtacaaattattgaactcaacctctgcttaaacaaactaaaatcacagcccattcatttggcctttctttcatgctgtgcaaagaaaaagcaacctcttaatccagatatctcaccatgactcacatatgcatgcatgtgcacggtgtggcatgaccaccaaaacagaggatatggacacaagatgtgtgcaaatgtatttagtatcctatccatgtgaacatgatttaagtggggggggcccTAACCTCctctgggaagattttttttttaaatattgaagttaaaagcatcaatctggtacactttgagagcaacattaagagatctatggatacatctctcaacacccatatgaaacagaactgtaagcatatttttctttttggatattttacaaatctcccattttaaactctattcttgttatttttaacaacttttttgttactgtcatatagtattttatacctgtttttcatttagtctcattaataactatattgatcatatcaaggtgtgccttaacctcactgagctgaggttatttgagcctctcaggagagagctctcttccacctggttgtagaaaagcgctttaaattcgttagcatagctagctaaccagatgctaataacaacagatcgccactgtgcttacaactaaagacacagccacgcaaacactgcggcatgcatgtgtacggctccttatgggtattgcaatattttaagggctggagcggcgttccggtgctctctgtcagcactcctttcagacgagacatataccacgtgaagacacgttacgctcgtgttgtgttcaaggaacctgtccttagccaggaaaaacaggtaggcctactcgcttgtttaatttgttttgtggtctatatttcttcttcttttttgaagtgagaagttgtccgtcagtcagactgacggacggacggactccccgccccacccccaaaacgaaaactcttcagttctccacgaattacacaaatcacccaaatcagcattaaaaaagcgggaggagcCGAATAATCccttattaatgtattgattatagctccgggtccgtataggtcggcgtctgggtccggatccggaccgcggtccgcctgttgccgacccctgccttAGAGGCTCATGTCAAAACTTAAAATGCTACTTTAACTGATCTTTAAGAAAGAAATCACTGGTCGTGTTGCTTTTTGTTATCTAAAGAATATTTTGACAAAATTATTAACAGAGAGTTTATGACTTCAGACAACAGTGATACAATCTTTAAACAGTTTCATCAAAAGCAGACTCTCACGATTGAAAGCAGAGCAAGGTGAACCCAAAAGCAGGACGCACAAGGTTTGAACAGAAAAAAAACTTTAATTTCAGGTAATCAGGCTGAGCAGGGTAAGACACAAAAAAATAAGTTGAAAATCTCTAAATACAAAAACAGAACAAACCTCACCATTGAACAATGAACAGGATCTGACAACAATTGACAAAAAACCAGACCTTAAATACATGTGTAGGAGCCACATATGAAGccatttctgtgtttgttaagatacatgttttttgagtcacTATAGGTGGTGGGCGTGTCATTGCATTGGGGTGGTGACGTTTGTGTTTATATCCGGTTGCTTTTACCTGTGCAGGTGGCAATAGATGGGGGAGTGAGCTAGAGAAGGACAATTTTTGTTGACCGCACGCACTCACGCAGGCACATACAAGGAGATACGTACATTCATATGGAATATTGCATTTTTGGAAAGCAAATAAAAGGTCAAACGCATACTGTGTTGGAAAGACTGAGTTTTTGCGCGTCcacagtgttttttctcttGTTTAGTCCCTCGCGGCACTTGGTTTAAGATTACTGCCGCAATATTAAGTCAACAAAAAAGTTTGTACCACAGCGTGGATCTACGGAAAACGAAGATATATACGGAGATTCCTAGGATCGATCTGGACGCTGTGGAATTAAAAGGAAACATTGTGTGCTGTGTTCGCCGCTGTATTGGAGAGCGGATTAAGGAAACTTCAGCGTACTGCCGGGAGGATAAAGAAGGACTGACGGACAATCCACACAGCATCAAGAGCGAGCGGTATGTAACTTCTTCATTCATGCTGTGTAAATGTTTGTTAGAACACAGTGTGAATAAGTTACTGCTGCGTGTCCATTGGGGACTGACTTGTTGCTTGCGTGTGTTGGTTTGTGCCGCTAGAGGTTGCTTATTATCGGCAGCTGTGATATATTGAGCGTTCGGCTGAGTGGATTGGAGCTTGTGTTGGTGCAttcattaaaacattaaaagaatatGTCAATAAGTGGAGCAAATTCAGATGTCAATGTGGCAAAAATGGATGAACAAAAGAGAGTCGATACTCACAGCCAAGGCTTTGGCAAATAAAATGGAAAAGCTTCAAAAGGAACGTCAATCAAAGGTTCACAAAATGAAAAGTGTGATTAAAACAATGAAGGATCTCATGCAAAGGGATGACAACACTTCACAAATACAAACTCAACTTGAGCATTTAATTCAACTGGTTAATGAAACCACCCTGTTACACAAATCTGTAATTCCTCTTCTTCCTGCAGACGAACaggaaaaacaaaatgtatgGTTTGCCAAGACACTGAAATGCAATAATGGATTTATCGACGATGTCAAGCAATGGCTTTCTGAAACTGGGAGACAACCGAGCAGCACCATTGCACATGTGCCCTCAAATGAGATATCTGATGAACACCAGCAAAGTATGTCTCATGTTTCAAAACACTCTGGGAAAAATGTTGAAACTTCCGAAGCACAAGATGAAATAAAACCAAGCGACAGTGTTTCAAACATAGGAAGCATTGTGTCTTGCAAGCAGAGCTCTGCTGGAACCAGGTCCAGTGTTTCAGCTACATCCTCATGCATCAAAGCTGAGGCTGACATGGCCGCTCTCATGGCACGACAAATGTTACTAAAAGACAAGCATGCATTGGATGCACAAGAGGAAGAGCTCAGGAAACAGAGGGAGGAACTGGAAATGGAAGTGGAAATAGCCGCATCAAGGGCTAAAATGAATGTGCTAAGACGCTCTGGAAGGTCTCGTGCTGCAAGTAACGCATCTGTGAGTCCCAATGGCATGAATTCTTATTTGGAAAGGGGACGAAAGGAAGCCACACTCAGTGCTGGAGCAAAAACATTTGTGCCTGACACAAACAGGCCTACAGGTGGCCAGTCTGACGCACAGTTTTCGCACAGAGAACATGAAGTAGCCAATGGACATCTGCAACATCAAGCCACAAGAATCTCAGAGGCCAATATACATCAAAGTTCAACACAATCACATCCACAGTTACAGCACCAAAGCAATCACCCAGCAGCACTGGCACCAAGCAGCGTGCTCAGAACCCATTACTTAATGTCTTAGAAagacaaaatgaaataacatccatgttgGTTCAGCAACAGTCTCTTTCTTTTCTGCCTAAAAGAGAAATTCAGATTTTTGATGGCTCTCCATTTCAATACCAAGCATTCATAAGAGCTTTTGAGCACAGCATTGAGGAGAAGACTCACAATCCTAAAGACCGCCTGTATTTTCTCGAACAGTACACCAGGGGGCAGCCTTTGGAGCTTGTCAGAAGCTGTCAGCATATGGCCCATGACAGAGGATATGCCAAAGCAAAGGCTTTGCTACAGGAGCATTTTGGTAATGCACAGAAAATAGTTTCAGCTTACATGGAAAAGGCTCTTTCATGGCAGCCAATAAGAGTAGAAGATGTGCGAGCTCTGCAAGCTTACGGTCTCTTTCTGAGAGGATGCTGCAATGTCATGGAAGAGTTGGAATTCATGTGTGAGTTGAACATGCCTAGCAATATGCTAGCCATCATAAAAAAGTTGCCCTACAAATATAGGGACAAATGGAGAACCCTGGCCTATGACTTACAGAAAAGGCAGGGCCGGAGAGCTACATTCACTGATATTGTTAACTTCATTGAAAGACAGGTGGATATTGTGAGTGATCCACTGTTTGGAGATATACAGGATACTCCACCAGCAGCCAACAAAGATGTGAGGAAAGCTACATTTGAACCTCGTTCAAGGATGAGGGGAAGCAGCTTTGCTACTACTATTACGACAGCCAATAAAGTGGAACCTGGAATAAGAATGAAGGAGAGAGGCTCACTAGATACAAGTGTTTGCCTGTTTTGTGGAGGTGGACATACACTGGATCTGTGTTTTCAACTGGAAAGAAAGGCTCATAGTGAGAAAATCGCTTTCTTGAGGGAACATGGTGTGTGTTTTGGATGCTTGTGTATTGGGCACATGAGTAAAGACTGCAGGAAACGCCTCTCGTGCAAAGTATGCAGTCTGAAGCACCCAAGCATACTTCATATCTaccagaaagagaaagaaaatgaCACAATGCAAGCTAAAGGAAAAGCTGTAAGCAGTGCTCTGATCTCCGTTCAGTCCAGTGGTCTTACAGGGGCCGGTGAGCCAGATTGTACTCTCTCCATAGTGCCCATTCAAGTAAAGTCTAAGAAGGGACATGAAACAATCATAACATATGCCTTCCTGGATCCTGGGAGCTCAGCATCATTCTGCACGGAGCGGCTGATGAACAAACTGAATCTCAGGGGAAGAAGAACAGACATTCTCCTTCGGACAATGGGTCAGGAGAAAATAGTTGGAAGTCACATTGTTTCTGACCTGCATGTGGCTGGATTAGACAGCAGTCATTATTGTGAGCTGCCTGACACCTACACCCAGAAAACTATGCCAGTTCATCGAGGCAACATTCCTCGTCAGAAAGACCTTCAGAGATGGCCACACCTGAAACATGTAATGATTACTGAGATTGATTCAGATGTGGACCTGTTGATTGGAACTAATGTTCCTCAGGCACTGGAGCCATGGGAAGTTATTCGGAGTGTAGACGGAGGCCCATACGCAGTCAAAACTATGCTGGGTTGGACTGTCAATGGACCTCTCAGAGGAGACAGGAGTAGTGAAATGACTTGTGGACAGCCAGATGTCACTGTCAATAGGATATCTGTTGCAAACCTTGAAGATCTGTGGAAGCAGCAGCTAAAGGCAGATTTCCCTGAATGCAGTCAGGATGAGCAAATGGGACCGTCAAGAGAGGACTGTCACTTTATGGAGTACGTCACAAAGTCTGCTAAGTTGATGGATGGCCATTACTGTATTGGCTTACCTTTAAGGAAAAGGGATGTTAGTATGCCAAACAACAGGAGAGTAGCAGAACAACGTACACTGAGCCTCAAGAGAAGGTTTGATAAAGATGTTTCATTTCATGCTGATTACACCGCTTTCATGAATGACATCCTTTCAAAGGGCTATGCAGAGAAAGTGCCAGTTGTGGATCTGGAACGCAGTGACGGCAGGGTATGGTATATACCACACCACGGTGTATACCACCCAAAGAAGAAAAAGATCAGGGTCGTATTTGACTGTGCAGCTACATTCCAGGGAACATCGCTGAATGCGCAGCTCCTACAGGGACCAGATCTTACCAGCACACTGGTTGGAGTCATGACAAGATTCAGAAAGGAACCTGTTGTACTCATGGCAGACATTGAAGCCATGTTCCATCAGGTTCAAGTACCAGCTGAGGATTCGGATCTGTTGAGGTTTCTCTGGTGGCCAAATGGAGATCATCATCAGAACTTAGAAGAGCACAGAATGGTTGCACATCTGTTTGGAGCTACATCGTCGCCAAGTTGTGCTAGTTTTGCCCTTAGAAAGTGTGCAGAGGACCATCGGGAGCAGTTCAGTCCCAAAGTAATCAACACTGTCCTGCACAATT
Encoded proteins:
- the LOC117451573 gene encoding SPRY domain-containing SOCS box protein 1 gives rise to the protein MSAHSLRYLPEGSTQKHNCSSLRLFVPMGVSLSVWLYSRADDSPPSSSSAFPLLAVSISSRLAVTLNSSPIAPGDSRSRWSSTHCSPSFLLSGCKQEVTRSPVELSTDGVRAEMGVKSGLHVWEVLWSPNQRGSHAVIGISRQSCPLRAPGYDVLIGRDPQSWGWELKTNQLWHAGQSLDLYPGKRRRFHPEAVEDLRTMSSTSSHKKMAQTLLPIPERVLLVLDADAGTLGFVVDGSFLGEAFKDLPRGVELFPAVSSVRGGASIRLRYLNGATRDPPALMALCGLSIRQYLGQKRQNEMDKLPLPPRLQHYLLSNQ